GAAACGTCACCTTCACGCCCATGTCGGGCAGGATGCGCGGGTCGAGCTGATCGAACGCGACGCGCACCTTGACCGTGGCCTTCTGCCGGTCGGCCGTCGGAATCACCGTGCGCACCTTGGCCGGAATCCGCCAGTCCGGATAGGCGTCGAGCACGGCGGTCACCGGCTGGCCCGAGCGGACCCGGGCGATGTACGACTCGTTCACGTCGACCTCGATCTCCAGCGACTGCATGTCCACGATGGTGGCGATGCCGGTCCTCGTGAAACCGCCGCCGGCCGAGATGGGAGACACCATCTCGCCCCGCTGGGCGTCCTTGGACACGACGATGCCGGCGAAGGGCGCCCGCACGGTGCAATTTTCCAGATCTTGCTGGGCGACCTTCACCCGGGCCGCGGCCGCCTCCACCTGCTCGCGGGCGAGCATGAGCCGGGCCTTGAGGCTGTCCACCGTCGTCCGCGTGAGGTCGCGGGCCTGCTCGGCGATCAGCCCGCGCTTGAACAGCTCTTCCTGGCGTACCAGGTCCCGCTCGGCGTTGGCCAGGTTCACGCGCAGGTCGGCCAAGGTCGCCGCCGTCGCATCGCGCTCGGCCCGCGCCGCGGCCAGCCGTGCCTGGGCGTCGGCGTCGTCCAGTCGGGCCAGGACTTGCCCCGGCTCGACCTGCATGCCCTCCTCCACCAGCATCTCGTTGACCCGCGCGGTGATCTTTGCGGCGATCGTGGCCCGCCGGCGCGGCGTGACGTAGCCGCTGGCGTTCAGCAGGGCCGGCCGGCCCCCCTGGTCGGCGCGCACCGTGGCGACCTCCACTTCGACCGGGCGCTCGCGAAGCGCGAAGAAGAGCCCGGCCGCGCCCAGGAGCAGCAGCGCCAGCACGCCGATCAGCCCATACCGGCCACGACGCCCGGGTTCCCGGCGCGCGCGGTCGTCGATCCGGAGCGCCGACAGATCCGGGCCCGGCGACCTTTCGGTCATCGCTGCATCCCCTCGGCCACGTTTTCCCCTGTCCCCCAAGTGATTATGACGCGCCGGGCCGCTTCGTGGATCCACGGACGAGCGCTGCGCGATTGGCCCGGGCGAAGGCGGCAGGAGACGGTGGGCACCGACGGCGCCCGCCGTTCGCCTATGAAATCATCGCCGACGGACCTTTGCAACCGCTCGTCGAGCGGCCGGTGACGCTGGCCGGGCGGGCTCGGACCCGCGCCGTTGCCGGCTGCGGTGGACCGTGCGGGACTTCCGCGCCAGCCGCGACCGTAAAACGATGCGCGGCGCCCGGACGTCAAAGGCGGTCAGGCTGTGGCATCCCCAGGGGCAGAGCCATGAGGCTGGGACGAGAAATGAAGGTGACGGCAACCCTGCCGGACGGTGCCGCTCGGCCGGCCGCCCGTAGATCGGGCGGACCTATCCCTCTGCCGCTGTGGCTGCCCGGACGATCACACCGAGACCTACGAGGCCGACGGGGCCCAGATCGGGGCCTGCCTCTGGGCATGGCCAACCCTGGACATTGGTGGGACGCCCCGAAAGTGTCGTTGCGGCGGGCGCTTCGTTGCACTCGGAGGTTCGTTGACCAG
Above is a genomic segment from Candidatus Methylomirabilota bacterium containing:
- a CDS encoding efflux RND transporter periplasmic adaptor subunit, with product MTERSPGPDLSALRIDDRARREPGRRGRYGLIGVLALLLLGAAGLFFALRERPVEVEVATVRADQGGRPALLNASGYVTPRRRATIAAKITARVNEMLVEEGMQVEPGQVLARLDDADAQARLAAARAERDATAATLADLRVNLANAERDLVRQEELFKRGLIAEQARDLTRTTVDSLKARLMLAREQVEAAAARVKVAQQDLENCTVRAPFAGIVVSKDAQRGEMVSPISAGGGFTRTGIATIVDMQSLEIEVDVNESYIARVRSGQPVTAVLDAYPDWRIPAKVRTVIPTADRQKATVKVRVAFDQLDPRILPDMGVKVTFLGDEPTAPVVAGRVLVPRTALREEGGAAAVFVYREGRLERRAVRLGQARGDQHEVIAGLAEGEQIVVTGVNELRDGQRARVSQ